The following is a genomic window from Effusibacillus pohliae DSM 22757.
CCGCCAACTTTTGATCCGCTTCCTGCCACCATCGCTTCACCCATTCCCAGGGGTGGCATGACAGCGGCTTGAGAATCTCCCGCATTCGCTCCATTTTTGCCAGTTTTGGTTTGATTCCCGCCAGGGAGTACGCTTTTGGCATCGAATCCGTTTCCAGATAGACTTTCGCAAGCTCAGATCCTTCCTGAAATTTCGCCCACGCCAACGAAACGAGCCCTTGCCGCTCCAGTTCCAACAGTACATCGTTCATCCACACTCGCTTCCGGAAGTCCATTTCGTCAAAATAATCTTTTTGAAACGGGCTTCCTTTTAATGCGAACTGCGGCCTCTGCGAAGACGGCTGCCCGGTTCGGAACGCCTGGCTTCGTTCATATTTTTCCAGAAGGAACGAGAGAACCTGTTTTTGAAATTTTGTTTTAAATTGCTGTTCACCAGGAGACTGCGCCATGATCACACCTCAGGCACTCAGAATAACGTCTGCTGTTGCAAATCGGGGGATTCCTCAGCCTGACCGCCTGCCGTTGCCGCTTCCTGTTCGCCGTCCTCCCAGCGGTCAATCAGATCAACAAAGCATTGGTATTCGTGCCTGTTCACGATCAGCGTCGTGGTCACTTCCGGCGCCATATGCTGCATTTTCTCGTCCGGTACAGCGGCGATCAGCTGCAGGTTCATCTGCTTGATGAGACGCAGGCTGGATTGAATCCGTTGTTCGTCCATTTTGTTGAACGCTTCGTCAAACACCACCAGCCGCATCGTTTTGCCGGAACGATACAGGTGATGAAAGGACGCCAAAATCGCGATGTAAAACGGGGTCTGTGTCTCCCCGCCCGATTTTTCCCGCAAAACCTGCGAGAACCTGTAGCGTGAATCGCGGGTGGTTACAATGATGTCAAAATCGAGATAGCGCCTGTAATCGGTGAATTCCTCCAGATCCCCCGCTTCCCCCCGCACCAGCAGTTCAAAAAGTTCATGCAGCACGGCGACCCGTTCGTCATCCGGCATCTCAAACAACGAGCCTCTTTCTAGCAGCAGCGGGTCCATCACGGCATCGTAAAATTTTTTGTACTTTTCGCTGGCCGTCACTTCAAAGTGATACCTGTCCTCGGAAAAAGGAAAGTTTCGAAGCGCGTAATTCAACTCGTCGAATTCGCGCCGTGCCATCTGGATGGCCTCCCGCAGCTTGAAAACAAAATGCGACTTGAACTCCTCTTCCGACTCTTTCAGCGCCGTTTCCACCTTCTTCTGGTATTCCGGAATATCGAGATGTTCAATATCATGCAGAAGTTTTTCATAGACTTCGTTGTCTTCCCCGGCGACAGGTCCGTTGAATGAGTAGACAAAGTTGAACTGCTGCCGCAGTTTTTGCAGATCCAGAAATTCCTGGTCGCGGCGGGTCTGGTTCCCTTTCCAGTTGTTTTCCCAGTTCTCGATTTTCTTCGCCGTGGGAAGATTCTGCCGGGTGGCATCTTCCCAACGCACCAGCGCTCGCTGCTCCGCTTCCGGACCGTGTTCCTCCCGCCATTGCTGCCAGTGCTCTTCCGCTTCCCGCACTTTCCTCCGTTGAATGAATAACTGTGTATCTTTTTGCATCTGCTCCGTTTCCAATTTTGTTTTCTCTTTTTCCAGCCGGACATACCGGTTTGCCCAATCTTGTTCCGCTTTCCGCCATTCCTCGTAGGCTGCTTTCAGCCGTTCGACCTCATTGAAGTCATCCGATTGGAGAAGCGTTTCCAATTGCTCGCGGGCAGTCTCCAACTCGCGGCGGCGTGTATCAAGTTCCGTCGGCAGGGCGAGATGTTCACTGAGAGAAGCATACTGCGACTGCTTCTCGGCGAGCCGGCTCGTCCAATCGGTCAGCTCCCGGTTGGTCGCGAGCAGACGATCCCGTTGGCTTTTGAGCTCGGTCAGTTCCCGCCGCCTGATTTCCAATTGCCGGACGATCGCTTTCGCCCCGATGAAAGGAACTTCATACTGCCGTTTCGGAATCTGTCTGGCGACCAGATTGTGGTACACCATGCAGGTGCGGGTGACGGCTGTCCGATACTTGCGGAGTTCCTGCTCGTTTTCCGCTTTTATCACTTTGCCCAGCAAATGTTCCAGATGGGCGCGGATGACGGGATGATTGGCCGTCAGCTCTTCCGCCAGCGAGTTGCGCTCCGCGGTCCCCAGATACTTGCGTTCTTTTTCCGTGTCGACCAGTCCGACACCCTCCAGCTTCCAGGTCCATTTTTCCCGCTCGTACACCGCCAGCGCTTCCGCAAACACATGCGGTTCCACTAATAAATCGTACCTTTGCGTGTTCAGGTACCCCTCGATCGCATCCCGCCAGGATTCGTCCCGCACTTCCATTTCCTCGCAAAAAATCCACACTTTCGACCTGTCGCCCAGCCGCTGTTCCAACAGCGATTTCAGTTTATGCACCGAAGGTGGGTAGGTTCGCTTCTGATTTTCAAGATCTCGAATGATCTCTTCCAGTTCCGCAATTTTCGTTTCAGTTTCTTGCAGTTGATCGGCGGCGCGGGATGCAGCGATCAATGTGCGCTGATAAAGCGCGGCAAGCAACGCACCTGCTTCCTGGAATGCCTGTCTCACATCCGCTTCCGCCTGCACTATTTGTTCCTGTTCGATTTGGGCGAGTGCGTAGGCGAGCGTTTCCCGCAACCGCTCCAGATTTTCACGCTCGCGTGCTTCCCACTGCCACAGTTCGTTGCCGGGCCACTGCGACAGGGAATCGAGCAGTTGCAACTCCTGCCGCAAACGTTTCGCGAATAAAGCGAGCGTACGCCGCAACTGCTCCTGTTCGATTGTCAACTGTGCGATTCGTTCTTCCAATTCTTTCTTCTGCCGCTCCACTTGATGATTCTGCCAGCGCTGATAGGCCGCTTGCATTTGCTGCTTCGCTTCATCCACCTTGTGAAGCGCCAATTCGATGTCCGCTTCCATCTGCTGCAGCTTCTGTTGGTAGTGATCCAGATCCTTTTGCAATTGCTCCTGGATTTCCTGTTCCAGGACAAACTTCAGCCTGCGGATCACATAGTCCTGTTCCTTCACCGTTTCGCGCAGCCTCGCATACTGATTGAACCGTTCCCGGATGGCGTGCAAACTTTCTTTTCGTTTCTGAAGTTCCTCCAGTTCCTGTCTGTATCGCTCATGGATCTCAAAATTTTGTTTCATCAGGTCAAGCTGCAGTTCCTTTTTGTCCAGGATATAGTCATAGACGAACGCCCGGATGTCCTGGATCGGCTTGAATGACAAAGCTTTCGTGAAAACGGAAAAAAACCGTTCGTGAACTTGTCCCATGCGAGCCAGCAGCGCTTTCTGGTAGTTCGCTTTGTTGCGCTCAAAAATCACGCGGCTGCGCATTCCGCCCCCGTAGAAACGCCGGAATTCCTCACGGTTGCGGAGTTGCCCGGACGATTTCAGGAACTCGACTTCTGCAAGCCGCCGGTCTGCCAGGATAAAATATTCCTCTTCATAGGACTGGTCCCGAAAAACGTCGATCACCACACCGACCACGAACGATTCCTTTTTCTCGTCGTCCCGAAATTCGGCGGCTATGTAAGAGGTAAAATCGCCATCCCGCAAGAACGTTCGCTCGTCATTGCCAATCTTGCCCCTTAAATAGTTGATCATCGAGCGCTTGGCCTCATCATGTGCGGCCGCATTGAAACGGATTTGCCTCTGATCGGCGACAAACAGCACCTGCATCGCGTCGATGATCGTCGATTTGCCGGCCGCATTTTTTCCCGTGATCAAGGTTTGCTTGCCGAATTCCAGCGTTTCGTCCACAAAATAGTGCCAGTTAATCAACCGCAGTTTCTTCATCCATTTCATCCAGCAAACCTCCTTCCTGGCCCGCCTCGTACCGTTCAATTTTCCCGCGGATCGTCTGCAGCTCATCGGTATCCACCACATAGATCCAGGTGTGGAACAGCCGGAACCGGCATTCGTCCGACCGGATGTCGCTGTCCAGGGGCTCCAGCAGATGGTAACGCGTGCACAACTGGACCATTTTTTCAAGCTGGGTTCGGTTCAGCCACGGAATCCGGAATGTTTCGTATTTACCGCGGATCTCATGGGTGGTCGTCATCGGAAATTCGCTGAGAGACAAACTCTGCCTTTTTTCCTCGTAAATGAGACGCAGGGTCAACAGCCAGATGCTTTGGTCCCGATTCAAGCCGCGTCGCAGCCGGCTGTCCGGTGCATGCAGGAAAACACATTCATGCCGTTCATCCACGACCAGATCCCAGCCCAGAAACTGAAAAAAACGCTCCAACTCCGCTCGATGCCGGCGAATCGTCAAATACGTTTCCCGTTCTCTCTCTTTGACCAGAAAATTGACTGCGATTAAGCGGTTGATCACGGAGCGGACGCGCTCTTGTTCCAGTTCGCTCAATTCGGTTAGGATCAAGGCTGACACCTCTTTTTTCGGATAGATTCAACGCGAACGCCGATTTTTTGGGCAGGTTCAATGTTGGTGCCCCATTTTCGGATAGGCTCAATGCTGGCGCCCCTTTTTTCGGATGGGCTCAATGCTGGCGTCTCCTCTTTCGGACAATGCGGTGGTTGGTAAAACGGTATTGTCCGATATGCAAAATACGCCGTTCGCTGGAACGCCTCAACTCAAAAGCGGAAGCGCCATCCTGTCCGAACAGGTAAACATACGTGAGAAGCAAAAATTCCTCCAGATTCGTCGGTGCCAACTCTTCTAGTTCCATCTCTTGCCGCTCTCCCAGCCTGTCAAATACATAGCTCTCCACTTTTTTGCGTGTGATCGCATGCCGCATGCGCTCCAGGTTCTCCTGGCGCAATTGTTTTTTCAATTCGTCCGGAATCGGCTGCACCACATGAACAGCCGGCTGGTGGGGCAATTTTTTGCGGCGAGGAGAAAAAAGAGAGCCTTCATTCAGAACCTCCACTTGTTGCAAGCGGAACAATTCCGGCCAAGGACACTCATCCGGCGACATGTTGTTGCACAAACCGGAGAGCCGTTCCAAAACATACGCCAATTGTTGAACCAACCCATGGTGCTGTTGGCTCAAGTAACGCGCCCGATCATAGGATGAACGCAAATATTGGTTATGTTTGAGATCGATTTGATAAAAAATCTCGTCCAATCCGCTATACGTCTCTTCGATCCGGTACAATGCGTCGCGGATGTCCGCCTCCGCCTCCTCCCGGGATTGATAAAACTCGCTTCGCAGCCCGTCTTCGATCGTTTCCTCAAGCAGATCCTTGTCCAACAGCCAATTCTGCACAGTCTGCAATATCTGGAACCGATAGCGCGACACGTGGTCGGAGGTTTTCAAGCGATGGTAACTCTTGTCAACAATTTGCGATTTGTATTTTTCAAAGTGGTGATCCAAAACTTCCTGGATGGTCGTTTTTTGCACCATCTGTTCCATGTGATGTTTCATATCATTGTAGAGCGTGATCAATTCCTGCTCAAACTGGAGCGTGTACTGCCTGGCCTCCCGCACGGCAAAACAGGGGCGGCGTTTCGCCTCCTGTCCGGTGAGGATTTCATACGTGACAAAGGCAAACCGCTGGTATTCCACCGTTCTCGCTTCGCAAAGCTCCTGAAACAAAGACAAAATCCGGCTGGTGTAGTGCGGCAGCACAATATACTGTTGGAACTGATCCCGTACTTCCAGATAAATCCACTTCAATCTTTCCATCCGGCGAATCAACGCGTTCGCCTGCGCCCGCGACAATTCCTCCAGCGAAATTTGCAAATCGCCATGTCCACCGTCAGAACCGACCGATTCCTCTTCAACATCCAGTTGGATCTCCAGCCCCAATTCCCTGTGTGTTTCGATCAGCTCCTGCAACAAGTCCCGCATGACATCCAAACGGATGCCGAACCGTTCCCTGCGGGACTGTTCAAACAACAGAAGCAAAGCTTCCGCGTACAGATGTTTGTTTGGACCGGTCAACAAATAAAAGAAACGCTCCGGAAAAACGTCAAACAGTTTCATTTTTGAAGGCTAATCCTCCGTTAGAGAAGTATGGCCATTTTTGTGGGATTACTTACCACTTATTCATAATTGTATAGTATAGCAAACGATACCACGAGTTCCAGAGTGGTAAGATAATTCATTCTTTTCATCAGTGCTCAACGCTTCTCAGCATCACAGCAGTTACCAGGCGGGGGACTCTGAAAAAATGATGGATGTTGTCATTGGTGCTCAACGCTTCTCAGCATCACAGCAGTTATCAGCGCCCACAAAGACGATGCCAGCACAAACCTGTTCAAGTGCTCAACGCTTCTCAGCATCACAGCAGTTATCAGTGGATTGTCTGTCTTCCCCAAAAGCCAATCGGTTGTTACATGTTGTTGCCGCTCAGTTTCCTTGTCTGGAAACGAGCGGTTTTTTCTTGCCAAGAATGACGGAGATGAGAGACAATGAATGACATATGCAGCCGGAGGCTGTAACGCCAATCACTGTCTAAGGAGCGGCGAAAGCAAAAAATAAAAAGGAAGACGGTTAAGGATTAGCAGCCCCCGTCTTCCTTCGCACCAAGCTTTCGCTCACAACAATTGTAGTGGAAAAGAAGACAAAAGTAAAGCCCTTTATCGTCATCGAAGAGGCGGTAAAGGTGTCGCATCCGTCCGACTGTATCCATCGTGATCCGATGTGGCGCCACGGCGGCCTGATTCGAGACCAAAGCGATACCATTCGTATACGCAGGGGAGGTTACCGCCACCCCCCTTGCAGCCTGCCGCTGTCTGCCTGTTCGCCGACCGCGCAACAGGCGCTACCGCCTTGGCATTCGGACTTGGAAGCGTATCTCAGGCTGGTCGGCACGCACGGCCTTCCGGAAGAAGATCGCCCCAAACGCTGTCCGGCAGGGTGCCCCTGCGAGCGGATGCCTCATCGGCATAGCCATTACTGGCGCGCGGTTTTTACGTCTTCCTCATGCCAACGAATCTGCATCTTCCGTTTTCGTTGCCCCGGTTGTGGCTATGTTCACTCCGTCATCCCCGCTTTCCTCGAACCGTACCAGCGTCTGGCGCTAGATCTGCAAGAAGATCTGGTGGACGCCGTCCAGCAAGGGGGCACCGTCGAGGCGGTAGCGGAGGCGTCCCAATCCCTGCCGGGCGGCGGTTTTGGCGAGCGTACCATCGCAAGTCTCGTCCGGGCATGGAACGAACGGCTGACCCAGTTGGAGTCCGGTTTATGGACCTGGCTGCTCGCGCGGGTTCCTCATTTGACGCTCTCACGCTCCCCATCGCTGTGGAGTACGCTACAGAGCGCATGGCAAGCGGTTCAAGAGCGAATCCCGGCCTTTCGAAACATCCGATTTCTTCACGGCTTGAATCGTCTCTGCTTCTCCCTGGCGGTGACGGTACACGGCTAAAATACCACAGAGCCTGTCCTGTTGATTTCACTCGCGGCGTCTCACAATGGAGCCAAGGGGATACACGTCCCCATTTCATCTCCCAAAGGAGGCATTTACCGCGATGGATTCATCCATGCAGGAACAAATGGCCGCTTTTCGCTACAGCCTCATCGCACCCGTAGTCAGCCGGCAGACGCCGCTGGCACCCGGGGAACTGAAGGCTTATTTGGCGCAGGCGGCCGAAAAGGTGTACCACATTCCCGGCAGCACCAAACGGACCGTGAGCGTGCGAACGCTCGAACGCTGGCTCAGCCAGTACCGAAAAGGCGAGTGGGACGGCCTAAAACCGCGAGGCCGCACCCGCAAAACGAATCTGAAGATCCCGCCGGCGGTGTTGCAGGAGGCGATTCGCCTGCGAAAGCAGCGCCCCGAGCGAAGTGTCGAGCAACTGATCTTCATGCTGGAAGAGGGCGGTGTAGCCGAAGCCGGGACGCTTGCCGCAAGCACCCTCTCCCGTCATCTGCGAAAGGCGGGTGCGAGCCGCAAAGACGTGCTTGCCGCCGAGGCCGACAAGGGATTTCGGCGATTCGAAGCCGAGGAGCCGCATCTGTGCTGGCAGTTCGACTTTCAGCACACGCTCTACCTGCCCGATCCGAAAGATCCGAAGAAACGAAAGAAAGCGATCCTGTTCGCCATCCTCGACGATTTCAGCCGGTACATCGTCCATGCCGAGTTCTACTGGGACGAGAAACTGCCGCGGATGGAGGACGGCCTGAAGAAGGCGATTTTGAAGCATGGCATTCCAGAGCAATTCTATTGCGATCATGGTGCGGCGTTCTCCTCCCCACATCTGGTGCGCATCTGCGGCAAGCTGGGGATCCGACTTTCCCATTCTGCCGTGAGACGGCCTCAGGGACGCGGCAAGATCGAACGCTGGTTCCGTTTCGTCGATACCAGCTTTAAACCGGAAGCCTACGCACAGATCGAACAGGGACGGCTCACGACACTCGCCGAACTGAACGCCGCGCTAGCCGCATGGCTCGACGGCTACTACCATACCCGGGAGCACGGTTCCACCAAACAGTCCCCTCGCGACCGGCTTGCCGCAAGGGCCCGGCCGATGCGACGCAAGACGCTGGCGGAACTGACCGAAATCTTTCTCTGGGAAGAGACACGCACGGTGGATAAGACCGGCTGTGTCAGCCTGAATGGCAACACGTATGAAGTCGACCTGGAACTATGCAAAAAACGTGTACAGTTGCGCTATGACCCGTTCGATCTCACAACGATGCAAGTCTGGTACGACGGCGTCAGGTACGCCGATGCAACGGTTGTTGATCTATCCCGTCCGTATGATCGTCGGGTGACGCCTGAACCGACGGCGCTTACCGTGGAGCCGGACGGGCAAGTGGCCTTCCTGGACCTGGCCGAGCAGAAACGGCAAGCCCAGTGGACAAACGAAGAAATCTCTTATGCCAAAGCGAAAGGCGATGATGCGAAATGAATGCCACCCTGCTGCAGAGCCCGGCCCCTAAACCGTTCAGCAAGGAACTGGATCCCGCACTTTGCTATGAATCCCGTGGAACCGCGAAGCGTCTGCCCGTCTGGATCTGATGATTCAGCATCGGACGCTGGGCGTTCTCACCGGTGAAATGGGCGGCGGCAAGTCGACCTTAATCCGGCGGCTGTTCGCCTCCCTTGATCCCATGGCCTATCTGCCGATCTACCTGTGCTATGCGTCACTCAAGCCACGAGAATTCTATGGAGGCCTGCTGGAGGCGGTCGGCGTAGAACCGGTCTACACCGTCTCCAGGGCGCGTAAACTCTGGCAGGAAGTCGTCCGCAGCCGCTCCGCACCTGGTGAGCGTACCATGGTCGTCGTCATCGATGAGGCGCACGAGATGAGTGAAGCGATGCTGCTTGAATTACGGCTTCGCGCTCAATTACAACATCGATTCCGCCTCGTTGTTTCCCTTGATTCTCGTCGGCCAGCCGGAGCTTCGCAAGCTGCTCCGGCTGAAGAAGTACGAAGCCACCGTCCAGCGCATTGGCATGCAGTACCACTTGAGCGGCATGAACAAGGAGGAAACGAGCGCCTATATTCGGCACCACATGACCGTAAGCCGGACAGAGAAGCCCGTGTTTGCCGAAAGCGCGCTCAGCCGAATCTTTGCCGCCAGCCAGGGGCTTCCGCGCGTGGTGAACCAGATCTGCACGCAGATTCTGCTCGACGCCGCCGCCCGGAATCTGGAGGTCATTGAAGAAGCCGATGTCGTTCGTGTGCTTGCCGATATGGACCGGCAGCGCGGCGTTACGAGTTGATTTTACGTTGTCCCCACAACTCACATCGATTGGCACATGCCGCTTC
Proteins encoded in this region:
- a CDS encoding DUF4194 domain-containing protein, translating into MILTELSELEQERVRSVINRLIAVNFLVKERERETYLTIRRHRAELERFFQFLGWDLVVDERHECVFLHAPDSRLRRGLNRDQSIWLLTLRLIYEEKRQSLSLSEFPMTTTHEIRGKYETFRIPWLNRTQLEKMVQLCTRYHLLEPLDSDIRSDECRFRLFHTWIYVVDTDELQTIRGKIERYEAGQEGGLLDEMDEETAVD
- a CDS encoding Mu transposase C-terminal domain-containing protein; amino-acid sequence: MDSSMQEQMAAFRYSLIAPVVSRQTPLAPGELKAYLAQAAEKVYHIPGSTKRTVSVRTLERWLSQYRKGEWDGLKPRGRTRKTNLKIPPAVLQEAIRLRKQRPERSVEQLIFMLEEGGVAEAGTLAASTLSRHLRKAGASRKDVLAAEADKGFRRFEAEEPHLCWQFDFQHTLYLPDPKDPKKRKKAILFAILDDFSRYIVHAEFYWDEKLPRMEDGLKKAILKHGIPEQFYCDHGAAFSSPHLVRICGKLGIRLSHSAVRRPQGRGKIERWFRFVDTSFKPEAYAQIEQGRLTTLAELNAALAAWLDGYYHTREHGSTKQSPRDRLAARARPMRRKTLAELTEIFLWEETRTVDKTGCVSLNGNTYEVDLELCKKRVQLRYDPFDLTTMQVWYDGVRYADATVVDLSRPYDRRVTPEPTALTVEPDGQVAFLDLAEQKRQAQWTNEEISYAKAKGDDAK
- a CDS encoding Wadjet anti-phage system protein JetA family protein; the encoded protein is MKLFDVFPERFFYLLTGPNKHLYAEALLLLFEQSRRERFGIRLDVMRDLLQELIETHRELGLEIQLDVEEESVGSDGGHGDLQISLEELSRAQANALIRRMERLKWIYLEVRDQFQQYIVLPHYTSRILSLFQELCEARTVEYQRFAFVTYEILTGQEAKRRPCFAVREARQYTLQFEQELITLYNDMKHHMEQMVQKTTIQEVLDHHFEKYKSQIVDKSYHRLKTSDHVSRYRFQILQTVQNWLLDKDLLEETIEDGLRSEFYQSREEAEADIRDALYRIEETYSGLDEIFYQIDLKHNQYLRSSYDRARYLSQQHHGLVQQLAYVLERLSGLCNNMSPDECPWPELFRLQQVEVLNEGSLFSPRRKKLPHQPAVHVVQPIPDELKKQLRQENLERMRHAITRKKVESYVFDRLGERQEMELEELAPTNLEEFLLLTYVYLFGQDGASAFELRRSSERRILHIGQYRFTNHRIVRKRRRQH
- a CDS encoding AAA family ATPase yields the protein MGGGKSTLIRRLFASLDPMAYLPIYLCYASLKPREFYGGLLEAVGVEPVYTVSRARKLWQEVVRSRSAPGERTMVVVIDEAHEMSEAMLLELRLRAQLQHRFRLVVSLDSRRPAGASQAAPAEEVRSHRPAHWHAVPLERHEQGGNERLYSAPHDRKPDREARVCRKRAQPNLCRQPGASARGEPDLHADSARRRRPESGGH
- a CDS encoding DUF6431 domain-containing protein, which gives rise to MSHPSDCIHRDPMWRHGGLIRDQSDTIRIRRGGYRHPPCSLPLSACSPTAQQALPPWHSDLEAYLRLVGTHGLPEEDRPKRCPAGCPCERMPHRHSHYWRAVFTSSSCQRICIFRFRCPGCGYVHSVIPAFLEPYQRLALDLQEDLVDAVQQGGTVEAVAEASQSLPGGGFGERTIASLVRAWNERLTQLESGLWTWLLARVPHLTLSRSPSLWSTLQSAWQAVQERIPAFRNIRFLHGLNRLCFSLAVTVHG
- a CDS encoding ATP-binding protein, with translation MKWMKKLRLINWHYFVDETLEFGKQTLITGKNAAGKSTIIDAMQVLFVADQRQIRFNAAAHDEAKRSMINYLRGKIGNDERTFLRDGDFTSYIAAEFRDDEKKESFVVGVVIDVFRDQSYEEEYFILADRRLAEVEFLKSSGQLRNREEFRRFYGGGMRSRVIFERNKANYQKALLARMGQVHERFFSVFTKALSFKPIQDIRAFVYDYILDKKELQLDLMKQNFEIHERYRQELEELQKRKESLHAIRERFNQYARLRETVKEQDYVIRRLKFVLEQEIQEQLQKDLDHYQQKLQQMEADIELALHKVDEAKQQMQAAYQRWQNHQVERQKKELEERIAQLTIEQEQLRRTLALFAKRLRQELQLLDSLSQWPGNELWQWEARERENLERLRETLAYALAQIEQEQIVQAEADVRQAFQEAGALLAALYQRTLIAASRAADQLQETETKIAELEEIIRDLENQKRTYPPSVHKLKSLLEQRLGDRSKVWIFCEEMEVRDESWRDAIEGYLNTQRYDLLVEPHVFAEALAVYEREKWTWKLEGVGLVDTEKERKYLGTAERNSLAEELTANHPVIRAHLEHLLGKVIKAENEQELRKYRTAVTRTCMVYHNLVARQIPKRQYEVPFIGAKAIVRQLEIRRRELTELKSQRDRLLATNRELTDWTSRLAEKQSQYASLSEHLALPTELDTRRRELETAREQLETLLQSDDFNEVERLKAAYEEWRKAEQDWANRYVRLEKEKTKLETEQMQKDTQLFIQRRKVREAEEHWQQWREEHGPEAEQRALVRWEDATRQNLPTAKKIENWENNWKGNQTRRDQEFLDLQKLRQQFNFVYSFNGPVAGEDNEVYEKLLHDIEHLDIPEYQKKVETALKESEEEFKSHFVFKLREAIQMARREFDELNYALRNFPFSEDRYHFEVTASEKYKKFYDAVMDPLLLERGSLFEMPDDERVAVLHELFELLVRGEAGDLEEFTDYRRYLDFDIIVTTRDSRYRFSQVLREKSGGETQTPFYIAILASFHHLYRSGKTMRLVVFDEAFNKMDEQRIQSSLRLIKQMNLQLIAAVPDEKMQHMAPEVTTTLIVNRHEYQCFVDLIDRWEDGEQEAATAGGQAEESPDLQQQTLF